The nucleotide sequence TCTGATGGAAGCCATCATTAATCATCCAGATTTACAAGAGATTGAAGGATTGATCCTATTTTGTCAGCCTGAAGTGATACCATTTTATCAAAAATGGGGTTTTTGGGGCAAATCTGACCGATTAGAAATAATGATTCGTCCTGCTGCTGAGACAGAATTACTACAAGAAAAAGCGGGTAGTTTAATGAATTAACAGAAAAAATTTTTTTGCCCAAAAATCCGGAATCAGACTGGAGGGGGGTGTAGATATAGATATAAGTTTAAAACCGCCAGCAAATGTTACTGATAAAATCGCTGGTATATAGTAAATCTTAGACTCAGGTGAAATTGATTCGTCTGAGTCTAAATATATATTTGCCCATCCTTAACTTAGTTTCTCAGCTTGGCTGAAATTAAGTCCAGATCCAGAGAACGACCAATAACCACTAATTTAGTTTGTCTTAACTCGGAAGCGTTCCAAAGACGGTCATAATAAGAATCAAAACGATCCCCGACTCCTTGCAATACCATCCGCATTGGTTTATTAGCAACATCCACAAAACCCTTAATACGGTAAATTTCTTCAGTAGCGACTAATTCCTTTAATTTTGTCAGAAAAGCTTTAGGGTCAACTGCCTGATCAAAAATCACCTGAACAGAGTTAATCTCTTCATCGTGGTCGTGATCTTCCTCTTGGTCATGATGAGAAGGGCGGCTATCTAAATTATCTTCTACGGCCGCATTAAACCCTAAAAGAATCTCGGGACTAATTTCCCCATGATGACAAGGAACCACTTTCACACCCGGGCGTAACTCCTGTTTTAAGAAGTTTTGAATCTGAGTTAAAGTCGCATCATCCACCAAATCAGTTTTTGTCAGTAACACCAGATCAGCACAAGCTAACTGATCCTCAAATAATTCTTCGATGGGGGTTTCATGTTCCAGGTTAGGATCGGCCTGTCGCTGTGCTTCCAATGCGGCAAGATCTCCCACTAAAGTCCCTGCGGCTAAAGCTTGGCAGTCTACCACCGTCACCACGCCATCTACTGTAGCACCATTGCGAATTTCTGGCCAACGGAAAGCTTGCACCAAAGGTTTAGGTAATGCTAACCCCGAGGTTTCTATCAACATACAATCAATTTGTTCTCGTCTCTCTAATAATTGCTGCATAGTGGGAAAAAATTCTTCTTGAACCGTACAGCATAAGCATCCGTTCGTCAGTTCGACAATATTATCTTGGGGGTTTTCATCTTCATCACAAATTTGACATCCTCGTAACAATTCCCCATCAATTCCCACCTCACCAAATTCATTAACTAAAATAGCGATGCGTCGGCCTTGGTTGTTTTGCAGTAAGTGACGTACTAAGGTAGTTTTACCAGCACCTAAAAAACCAGTGATAACAGTAACGGGGATTTTGTGCATTTTGGCTTTAGAAACATAAAGGCAATAAAATATTGTGGCATTACCTGTATAACTTACTCAATAATTTTTTTAAATTTTAACACTTGTTTTAGGGATTAACTTCTTGTCTAATCCAAGTTTTAGACTCATCCAAAAAGTATTGATAGCGATTTTGAGGATTTCCTCGTAATTCTAGATGGTCCACTCGTTGAGGATCGAGTAACAACAGACAAAAATTAGTTAAAGGTTGATCAGGAGAGGGAAAAGGAGAACAAAAAGCTGAATCATCCTTGATTCTCGCTTGTGCTGGTTCTGGCCAAGCAAACTGTAATCTAGCCGCATCAGATAATTGTTGCCAAACTAAATGACGTTCTTGTTGTAAGTTAGCAGGGGAACCATTAGCCGTAATAAGATTCAGAATTCCGGCTAGACGAAACTGTTCTCGGGTTTTCGTAAAATACCAACAAATTTCTCCCCAAGCTTGATGCTCAATTTGGCTCACTTTTTCACTGCGGAGATCGGTAACAATTTTGATTTGATTACTATTATTTAAATAACCTCTAAATACGACTGTCCGATTTTTCGGGAGTCCTTCTGGAGTAACAGTAGCCAATTGAAAGTAACGAGAATAGGGTTGACTACGATTGAGATGTAAAGCCCTAGATAAAGAGGTACGCCAAGGAGGTAGATTATTTGTCATAATAGCAATTATAACACAAAAGGAGCCAAAAAAATCCCTAATGACTCATGACTGAATGGAAGCAGTAATTTTCATTGGTATTCAAGCGTCTGGTAAATCAACTTTTTACCGAGAGTATTTTCTTAATAGCCACATTCGCCTAAATTTAGATATGCTCAAAACCCGACATCGGGAAAAAATTTTAGTTCAAGCTTGTTTAGAAGCCAAACAGCCTTTTGTCGTGGATAATACCAATCCCACTTTAGAAGATAGACAGCGTTATATTCTGCCGGCAAAAAACAATAAATTTCGGGTAATCGGCTACTATTTTCCGCCAGATTTAGAAAATTGTCAGCAACGCAATCTACAACGACCTGCTAAACAGATTGTGCCTTTAGTTGGACTCCTGTCCACTTATAAAAAACTAATTGCTCCGGTTTATCAGGAAGGATTTGATGTGATTTACTCAGTAAAAATCGCTTCTAATTTTTCTT is from Gloeothece verrucosa PCC 7822 and encodes:
- a CDS encoding Npun_F5749 family FMN-dependent PPOX-type flavoprotein → MTNNLPPWRTSLSRALHLNRSQPYSRYFQLATVTPEGLPKNRTVVFRGYLNNSNQIKIVTDLRSEKVSQIEHQAWGEICWYFTKTREQFRLAGILNLITANGSPANLQQERHLVWQQLSDAARLQFAWPEPAQARIKDDSAFCSPFPSPDQPLTNFCLLLLDPQRVDHLELRGNPQNRYQYFLDESKTWIRQEVNP
- a CDS encoding ATP-binding protein, whose product is MEAVIFIGIQASGKSTFYREYFLNSHIRLNLDMLKTRHREKILVQACLEAKQPFVVDNTNPTLEDRQRYILPAKNNKFRVIGYYFPPDLENCQQRNLQRPAKQIVPLVGLLSTYKKLIAPVYQEGFDVIYSVKIASNFSFIVKRIVPGI
- the cobW gene encoding cobalamin biosynthesis protein CobW, giving the protein MHKIPVTVITGFLGAGKTTLVRHLLQNNQGRRIAILVNEFGEVGIDGELLRGCQICDEDENPQDNIVELTNGCLCCTVQEEFFPTMQQLLERREQIDCMLIETSGLALPKPLVQAFRWPEIRNGATVDGVVTVVDCQALAAGTLVGDLAALEAQRQADPNLEHETPIEELFEDQLACADLVLLTKTDLVDDATLTQIQNFLKQELRPGVKVVPCHHGEISPEILLGFNAAVEDNLDSRPSHHDQEEDHDHDEEINSVQVIFDQAVDPKAFLTKLKELVATEEIYRIKGFVDVANKPMRMVLQGVGDRFDSYYDRLWNASELRQTKLVVIGRSLDLDLISAKLRN